The Bremerella cremea genomic sequence GCACTAATCACCAACGGCGTACGGGCATCGTCGATCAGCACGCTATCGGCTTCGTCGACCAGGGCAAAGAAGTGTTCGCGTTGAACGGGCTCCTCGTTCTGCTCTTTCTTTCCAGCTAGCAGCGGGCCAAGCACACCCAGGCCTTGCTCTCGAGTTTGGCGGATGAGCAAGCGGTCGCGGAGGAAGTCGAAACCGAACTCTTTCGAGGTGCCATAAGTAATATCGCAAGAATACGCTTTTCGGCGGTCATCTGAGGACATTTGGGATTCAATCACCCCCACAGTCATCCCCAGCATTTTGTAAACCGGCATCATCAGCTCGGCATCGCGGGCGGCCAGGTAATCGTTCACCGTGGCGACATGAACCCCTTTGCCAGGCAAAGCGTAAAGGTAGGTCGGCAGGGTAGCCGTTAGCGTTTTCCCTTCACCTGTTTCCATTTCAGCGATGGCGCCATCGAACATGATCATCCCGCCGATTAGCTGCACTTCGTAGTGCCGCATGTTCATCGTGCGGGCCCCGGCAATCCGCACCAGGGCAAACGCCTCGGGCAGTAATTTGTGCAACGGTTCGCCACTTTTGGCTCGGTGTCGCAGGCCTAAGCTGTATTTTCGTAGTTCCCGATCCGAGAGGTCTTTTAACTCGCTTTCAAACCGATCGATCACCGGCAGCTGGGCTACAAAGCGAGCCAACCCTTGCTTGGTCAGCTGGGAATAGATCGAGCCAACGGGATTGGCGCGAAACTTCCGGGGCTCTCCCCGTTTGGGTGGGGCAGGCTTTTCGGTAGGTTCCGTCTCGGGCGGGTCTAGCGTCGTTTGATTCGTGTCCAACGGGTTCGATCCCCAGTCTTACTTTCGATTAGGCAATGACAAGGCGTCTTAATAATAGACCTCGTCAGATTTTAGTATGGCGGACAACCCCTTCCGTTCCCATGATTTGGTAGCACATTCCTAAGAATTACATTTCAACGATGACCTTCAACTCTGCGTAACCGCTAAACCCATCCCATCTATCCCATTGCACCTATTCACCCTCTTTAGTCGGGTGTTGGTACGCATCTGCGGAGAATTCCGTTTATACGGATTGGATGCAGCTTTTTACTTAACCGGCACACATCGAATCGCCGACATTTCTAATACGTCCGGAATAATCGTACGCGGACCGTTCGAGTGCAGGGCAAGCGTCCTGACAACAGAAACTAAACCGCCGGGGTGAAAATGGCCAACAGCTGGCGGAATTCACCGTTGGCCAAGTCGATTTTGGATGTCCATACGACGCAAGCGGTAGCTCTTGTTTCTCCTTCCAATTGTTCGGAACGAGGCAGGGCCTTGGGAGCGACAGCATTAGTTTGCGAGCACACAACATGAAGCTTAACTACTCCACCCTAGCTTTCTCGATCGTTGCCGTGGTTCTCGGAACCAGCCGATCTTTCGCCCAAGAGGGCTATGCTCCGATGGGATCACCATATCCTGTTGGCGCGCCCGCTCCCTATGACCCTGCTGGCATGCAACCTCCGGGAATGATGCCACAAGGTTACGGACCTGGACCAATGGGTCCGGCTCCGATGATGGGACCGGCACCTCATGCCCAAATGGCGGCGGCACCTGGCTACGGCCAAGTGTCCCCTGTCTCGTACGATCCTTCGATGTACGAACCGGCAGGCGATTACATTGAATACGATAACTATGCCGCAGCTGGCTACGATGATTGCGGCGACGGTTGCTCTTTGCCACCGCGTGCCTACGGTAGCTTCGAGGGCATGATGGTTTGGCGAAAGGGTGGTAACTACCCGCCGATCCTTACCACCAGTGCCAACGCAGATCGTGGTATCCTGGGAAATCCCAGCACTCAGATCATTTGGGGCGACGGTAACGAGCATGGCAACCCAACCGTTGGCGGTCGCCTGACGCTTGGCCTGTGGCTAGATGATTACCAAAACTGGAGCGTGGGTGGTCGATTCATGGCTTTGGAAGATCAAAGTCTGGGCTACACGGCAACTTCAGCCCAGTTCCCAGTGCTTGCCTATCCATTCTTCGACTTGAACGCGAACCTGCAAAACTCCATTTTGGTTGCCTTGCCTGGTACGGGCTCCGGTGCTGCAAACAACACAACGGTCAACCTAGTTAACCGCAATACGTTCTACATGGGCGATGCGTTTCTGACCAAGCATATTTACACCAATAACGGCAACCGCTGGGACTTCGTTGGTGGTTACACCTACTTCAAGATGGAAGACGGGTTCCACAACGATGCGACCTTCACCGTGCAAGATGCAGGTGGTGGCACTTACAGCCAAGGGGACGTTGTTCAATACAGCGATCGCTTTGACGCCAACAACGAATTCCACGGTGGTCATGTCGGCTTGATGGCTGAGTTCCAAGATGGCCCATTCAGCTGGCGTGCCATGGGTAAGCTTGCCTTGGGTAACTCGCACCAGGAAGCAACCGTCTCGGGGCTAACCACCGTCAACGGTAGTTTTTCTCAGGATGAAGGGGTTTACGCCCTGGCAAGCAATTCCGGTTCATTCAGCCGAAACAAGTTTGTCTATGTTCCTGAAATCAACATCGACATGATTTATGCCTACAACTGCAACCTCGACCTCAAACTCGGTGCGACGTTCATCTACTTCAACGACATCGTCACCGGCGGGGCTTTGGTCAACAACAACATCAATCCCAACGGATCGGCCCCGGTCTTCCAGTTCAACGAACAGGAATATTGGATTCTGGGCATGACCGCTGGTGTGGAATATCATTACTAATCGCAGCTTGAAAAAGCAGCGACAAGAAAGCAAAGAGCCCGCATTCGGAAACGAAGCGGGCTCTTTTTTTTATTGGATGTTGGTTAACCAACCACGATTAAAGGTTGGCAAACGCCGCATCGACCGCAGCCAGGTTCGTCATCACTTGCGAACCGGAACCGCTGATGCGAATGATAACGCCTTCCGCGGTTTCGGCGACGACCACGTAACCAGGCATCGATGGCGAGAAGGCCTGGACTACGTATTGCGAGTTCTCTTGTCCTTCGACACTCACCTCAAAGGCAACCTGCATCGACTTGGTAGCCGGATCGAGATAGATGTAATCCGAGTTGATATTCACCAACCGGTCCCATCCTTCGTCCACTGAGTACCATTCTAAGGTCGCGGTGCCACCACTCTTAGAGAATGCTAGAGTGATGCTGTCTTCCGAGACGGAAGCCATCTGGTCTAACCGGCTAATATACTGGTAATCGCGACCACGGTAGCCAAAGTTCAGACCGGAATAACGGCCTGGCTGGCCATTACCAATTCCGATGCCGCTGATTTCGTTACCAGTGATGGTGAAATCACCTGCCGTCGTTTTGCCCTTACGAGTAAAGCGAGGATCGACCACGCGAACCGAGTAGTTGCCTTCATCAAATCCGCTGAAGCTGTAAGTTCCAAAGGCATCGGTACGGGTAGTGGCAATCACGGCTCCGGTTGCGGAATTGACCAGTTCCAAGTCAACGCCGCCAATCCGAACTTCGGCACTGGCTTCGATGTCAAGGTTTTCGTCAACCACACCGTCATTGTCGGCGTCGAAGTAAACCACACCTTCAATCAGACTGTCCAACTGCGTTTTGAAAGTCAGCGTGCCGGTAGCGGTTTGTTCACCACCATCGGAAACGACATATTGGACCGACTCCGTCAGACCAGGAAAGTTGGAAGTGTACACGAAAGCTCCGGTTGGCTGATCGTTCAAGTCGAGAATCGGAGTAAACGTCCCCTGGAGGTTCGCCGGAACAATGAACTCGACGAAAGTCAACGTTTCATTTTCGTCTGCTCCGCCTTGCAGCGAGGCGTAGTCCAACGCGTTGCCGATGAGCGGCACCCCCTCTTCTATGGTGAAGAATCTATCGTTAGCAATCGGCGCGTCATCGACTTTCGAGATGGCAACCAAAACATCTGCCGAGGAGGTGCCAGCGTTATCAGATGCTCCAGAATCGGTGATCGTATAGCTGAAGCTTTCGTTGATACCACCCAAGTTACTCGGCACTTGATAGAGCAAGACTTGGTGCGAGGTGATGCCCGTCGCCGCGATTTCAGCCACGCTTTGGGCATTGGTTTGAATCGACACACTACCGTTGGTAGGCTGGGTGATCGAATCAATATTGAAGCGGCTACGATCCCCAGTGACTGCGTTCAAAGCCGAATCCAGGTCGTTGGCCAGAACATCTAGAACGTAATACTGTACGCCACCGATGGTGACTACCGGAGGGGTGCTGTTTGCATCGTCGCCGAAGTAATCTTCGTTGACATTGTAAGAATCGAAGTTAGCTCCACCGACTGGTGTGGCAGCAATATCAATGCTGACCTTGCCACCGTCGAAACGAACCAGTTCCTGCCCAACGGCCCCGGGAGCGTAGACTAATGTGGCGTTGAGGTTAACATCCGGGTCTTCGGTATCGTTTCCGCTACGTTCTTTCTGATTGAAGGCAACCTCAGTCGCTTCTGGATCTGGGGTTCCCAGCTCACTACTCAATGTGTAGTTGCGTACATCAATCTCAAAATCAACCGCACCTTCCGCGACAGCTCGGAACTTCACGCTCGCCAAGAGGAACCTTTGCGCACCATTCGCAGGAGCAGGTGCATAGATACCACCCATCCACAATAGCTTATCGGCTGTGCTGAATTGATTGTCGTTCGCATTCTTGCCACCGTAGGGCGTCACGTTGCTAGGAACGTCGCCAGTTTGCGAGCTAAAGCCTGGCCCCATCTGGATGTCGGTAGAAGGATTTTGGATCGTCAGCTTAGACGAATCAAACTTAATGTCCGCAAACGCTTGTGAAAAACCAGACGGGGTCTCTGATACGTCCGTGACATAAATGTTTAAGGTAAACGTATCGTTGAGAGCGACGTTTGCAGATCCACCTTCGGTGGTCGTGTTCGAGTCGTATACGATTTCAACATCGTAGTCGGCCCGAAAAGAGGGAGCAGCGACTTCAGGCTCACCTTCCAAAGTCAACGCATCCATCGCGCTCAGAAGATCGCGTTGAGTGAGCTTCCCGTCGTTATCGACGTCAAGATAAAGGGATTGTTCCCCTTCCAGCAGACCACTCTTGGCAGAAAACGAGCCAAGTTTCATGGTCTTTAGTTCGCCGACCAAGATCTCGATATCTTGTTGGTCAAGCACCCCATCCGAGTTTACATCGGTAGGTAGAATTTCATTATGCCAGGGGGCCCCGACATCCCCAGCCAGCATGGACCGGGTTTCGAGTTGCTCCATTCGGCGAAGACCGCGTTGCCGTTTGGCGCGTTTAAGGGAATGCGAGGGGACGCGGTGCTGGCGGCTCTTGGATTTTTTCATGGCGACCTACGGCAACCTATATTTTCGATTAGGCAAGTTACAAAATAAGCAGTTTAGGAAACTGAGGGGGCTTTTGCCGACGTTGTCCAGATTAATTAGCCCAATTGGCCTTTGCAAACTTTTTCTTCCGGTCAGCACATCCCTAACTGGAAGTAAATTTGCCGTCATCCACAAAGTTTCCGCATTCTACTAGCCACTTGGTCGCTGGCTGCCGGTCAGAAGTTCCGCGCGACTTGAAGAAAAAGTGCTGAATTTCGTAATATTGCAATCTGAGCCGGAACTATTGGCCTCGTCACACGTCAAATTGGTGTGGCATGCTGCGCTAAGGGGAGATAATTGGAATAACCCGCATAACCCCTAAAGTCTATTGCTGTTAAGGATTTACGTGATTGCGTTCGTCCCGACGTCAATTACGCTGAGACCTAGGCATGGGCATCGCCGCACGCCACTTTCGTACGATTTCCCCCTATTCGGTTCGTCCCAGGTCCGTCACCTGTTGGCTCTTACGATATTGCGAACATCATGAAAAAAGCTCGATCTCGCACCAATCTCCGCAATTCCATCTCCCGAAACTGGAAACATCAGGTCGGATTCGAAGCACTAGAAGTCCGCGAGATGCTGGACGCGTCGGGCGAATTGATTTCGCTCCGGCTGGAAGCAACCGACCTGAGTGGAAACCGGATCCAACAGGTGGCTCAAGGGGAGAGCTTTCTCGTCAAAGCCTACATCGAAGATCGCCGTGGCGATGCCGGTGTCACCGTGAATGTCGACACGGCCAACGATATTTTGGGCAATCCCTGGGGCTTTTTCACGGCTTACTTCAACGTAACCTATGATTCGGCCGGCTTCGATTTCGACGAAAGCTACGGAGTTCACCTTGGCTCGACGATTAACCCAGTCGCTGCGAACACGCCCGCCACGGATGTCGATGGGTACATCGGGCGACTTGGCGTTCAAAATATCGATATTAGCGGCAACTTGCACCCAACCGAGGTCGAGCTTCTCTCGTTCCGCATGATTGCCCAGCAGCCAGGAACATACAACATGGAAGAAGGAATCAATCCTCACTTCCATTTCGACGTGCTCGACTACGTCGAAAACCCCAACCAGCTTCCTGAAGACTGGGCCGTGAACTATGTCGACGGCGTGCCTCAGTTGCAACGCTTAACAGGTGACGAGTTCGTTGCCGCAACCGAAGATGCGGACGAATATTTCTCGCTTTATCATTATGGCCAGCAGCGGCTCACGGCGGAGAACCAGGTTTACTTTGAAGGGGTTGGCCTACAGGTGACTGCCGCAAATACGGCAGATTTCGAGGTTCGGTACGTGCTCGATCCGACACTTACCACCGGTGGCGAAGTCTCATCGCTGCCAGAGAACCTTGATTACATGGACGAGTGGGACTTTTTCTATGTCGAGGTATATGGCAAAGCCCCTG encodes the following:
- a CDS encoding BBP7 family outer membrane beta-barrel protein is translated as MKLNYSTLAFSIVAVVLGTSRSFAQEGYAPMGSPYPVGAPAPYDPAGMQPPGMMPQGYGPGPMGPAPMMGPAPHAQMAAAPGYGQVSPVSYDPSMYEPAGDYIEYDNYAAAGYDDCGDGCSLPPRAYGSFEGMMVWRKGGNYPPILTTSANADRGILGNPSTQIIWGDGNEHGNPTVGGRLTLGLWLDDYQNWSVGGRFMALEDQSLGYTATSAQFPVLAYPFFDLNANLQNSILVALPGTGSGAANNTTVNLVNRNTFYMGDAFLTKHIYTNNGNRWDFVGGYTYFKMEDGFHNDATFTVQDAGGGTYSQGDVVQYSDRFDANNEFHGGHVGLMAEFQDGPFSWRAMGKLALGNSHQEATVSGLTTVNGSFSQDEGVYALASNSGSFSRNKFVYVPEINIDMIYAYNCNLDLKLGATFIYFNDIVTGGALVNNNINPNGSAPVFQFNEQEYWILGMTAGVEYHY
- a CDS encoding SdrD B-like domain-containing protein → MKKSKSRQHRVPSHSLKRAKRQRGLRRMEQLETRSMLAGDVGAPWHNEILPTDVNSDGVLDQQDIEILVGELKTMKLGSFSAKSGLLEGEQSLYLDVDNDGKLTQRDLLSAMDALTLEGEPEVAAPSFRADYDVEIVYDSNTTTEGGSANVALNDTFTLNIYVTDVSETPSGFSQAFADIKFDSSKLTIQNPSTDIQMGPGFSSQTGDVPSNVTPYGGKNANDNQFSTADKLLWMGGIYAPAPANGAQRFLLASVKFRAVAEGAVDFEIDVRNYTLSSELGTPDPEATEVAFNQKERSGNDTEDPDVNLNATLVYAPGAVGQELVRFDGGKVSIDIAATPVGGANFDSYNVNEDYFGDDANSTPPVVTIGGVQYYVLDVLANDLDSALNAVTGDRSRFNIDSITQPTNGSVSIQTNAQSVAEIAATGITSHQVLLYQVPSNLGGINESFSYTITDSGASDNAGTSSADVLVAISKVDDAPIANDRFFTIEEGVPLIGNALDYASLQGGADENETLTFVEFIVPANLQGTFTPILDLNDQPTGAFVYTSNFPGLTESVQYVVSDGGEQTATGTLTFKTQLDSLIEGVVYFDADNDGVVDENLDIEASAEVRIGGVDLELVNSATGAVIATTRTDAFGTYSFSGFDEGNYSVRVVDPRFTRKGKTTAGDFTITGNEISGIGIGNGQPGRYSGLNFGYRGRDYQYISRLDQMASVSEDSITLAFSKSGGTATLEWYSVDEGWDRLVNINSDYIYLDPATKSMQVAFEVSVEGQENSQYVVQAFSPSMPGYVVVAETAEGVIIRISGSGSQVMTNLAAVDAAFANL